One Gelria sp. Kuro-4 DNA segment encodes these proteins:
- a CDS encoding helix-turn-helix transcriptional regulator, which produces MQDCLGLPQSTVSQHLAILRGRGIIRGERKGLEVVYRVVSREAAQVVHLLLPEGDNLTLQDEETHQARE; this is translated from the coding sequence ATGCAGGACTGCCTGGGCCTGCCGCAGTCCACGGTGTCGCAGCACTTGGCCATCCTACGCGGGCGCGGTATCATCCGCGGCGAGCGCAAGGGGCTGGAGGTGGTGTACCGCGTGGTGAGCCGGGAGGCGGCGCAGGTTGTGCACCTGCTGCTGCCGGAGGGCGACAACCTGACGCTGCAGGACGAGGAAACGCACCAGGCCCGGGAGTAA
- a CDS encoding ABC transporter ATP-binding protein translates to MREVLVNMQGVTFTYEGSSDPALKNVDFTLHKGEFVLLTGPGGAGKTTLCSCLNGLIPNFFMGRFSGKVEVCGLDTKKVSIGQLSQKVGLIFQDPLSQLVCNTVIDEVAFGPENLGVPSAEIEQRIRQAIEAVRLKGLEDKQPTGLSGGQQQAVALAAILAMLPEVFVLDEPTANIDPLGSRQVFSLVRELARQGKTVLLVSHKIEDLVDLVDRMVVMDQGEIIAQGPPRQVLQDTRRLKELGLAPPQVAELALELRKAGLVKDGFYPITVEEALAGLQPLASVRSPLPSPKSAPANEPRAAGTRDGAPPAIEVRDLHFQYPGNGSDALNGINLTIEQGEFVGIIGQNGSGKSTLVKHFDGLLMPCAGSVKIFGQETRAMSPKTLVSKVGYVFQNPDLQLFKSVVREELAFGLRNIGLGEAEINRRIAEAAQVMGITDVLDRNPDSLDKGRRQRVAVASVLAMGSDILVVDEPTTGQDPKRAREVMEEARRFNALGKTVIVISHDMKLIAEFVHRVVIMKAGRILFDGNVREAFAQEDILTDTCLDSPQITQLGIKLGAGVVLTVQELAAYLQNKGGEIDGPDRDRLSAR, encoded by the coding sequence ATGAGAGAAGTTCTCGTCAACATGCAAGGAGTTACCTTTACTTATGAAGGGAGCTCCGACCCCGCCCTGAAGAATGTCGACTTTACTCTTCACAAAGGTGAATTTGTCCTCCTTACCGGACCCGGCGGGGCAGGCAAGACCACCCTGTGTTCCTGCCTTAACGGACTCATCCCCAACTTTTTTATGGGCAGATTCAGCGGCAAGGTAGAGGTGTGCGGCCTTGACACCAAAAAAGTAAGCATCGGCCAGTTGTCGCAAAAGGTCGGCCTCATCTTCCAGGACCCGTTGAGCCAACTGGTCTGCAACACAGTCATCGACGAGGTGGCCTTTGGGCCGGAAAATCTAGGGGTACCCTCGGCGGAAATCGAGCAGCGCATTCGACAAGCCATCGAGGCTGTGCGGCTGAAAGGTTTAGAGGACAAGCAACCGACCGGTCTGTCGGGCGGACAACAGCAGGCGGTGGCCCTGGCCGCCATATTGGCCATGCTGCCGGAGGTCTTTGTACTGGATGAGCCCACCGCCAACATCGACCCCCTGGGCAGTAGGCAGGTGTTCAGCCTGGTGCGCGAACTGGCGCGACAGGGTAAGACTGTCCTTTTGGTCTCCCACAAGATTGAGGATCTGGTGGACCTGGTGGACCGCATGGTGGTCATGGACCAAGGTGAAATCATCGCCCAAGGACCTCCGCGTCAGGTGCTCCAGGACACCCGTCGGTTGAAAGAACTGGGCCTGGCGCCGCCTCAAGTGGCCGAGTTAGCCCTAGAATTACGCAAGGCCGGCTTGGTTAAAGACGGTTTTTACCCGATCACAGTCGAAGAGGCCCTGGCCGGGTTGCAGCCGCTCGCAAGCGTCCGCTCCCCCCTCCCGTCGCCCAAGTCCGCGCCCGCGAATGAACCGAGGGCCGCCGGAACCCGGGACGGCGCACCGCCGGCCATCGAGGTTAGGGATCTGCACTTTCAATACCCAGGTAACGGCAGTGATGCCTTAAACGGCATTAATCTAACCATCGAGCAGGGAGAGTTTGTCGGCATCATCGGCCAGAACGGTTCCGGCAAGTCCACTCTGGTTAAGCACTTCGATGGATTGCTCATGCCGTGTGCCGGGTCGGTTAAGATTTTCGGTCAAGAAACGCGCGCCATGTCTCCTAAGACATTGGTCAGCAAGGTGGGGTACGTTTTTCAGAATCCCGACTTACAGCTTTTCAAGAGCGTCGTGCGTGAAGAGCTGGCCTTCGGGCTGCGCAACATCGGTCTGGGCGAGGCCGAGATCAATCGACGCATTGCTGAGGCCGCCCAAGTCATGGGGATCACTGACGTACTGGACCGCAACCCCGACTCTTTGGATAAAGGCCGGCGGCAGCGTGTGGCGGTAGCCTCGGTGTTGGCCATGGGGTCGGATATTTTGGTGGTGGACGAGCCTACCACAGGCCAAGATCCGAAACGGGCCCGGGAGGTTATGGAAGAAGCCCGCCGGTTCAACGCCTTGGGCAAGACGGTTATCGTCATCTCGCACGACATGAAGCTCATTGCCGAATTCGTGCACCGGGTGGTCATCATGAAGGCGGGCCGCATCCTATTCGATGGCAATGTGCGCGAGGCCTTTGCTCAAGAGGACATCCTAACTGACACCTGTTTGGATTCACCGCAGATTACCCAGTTAGGGATTAAGCTGGGGGCTGGTGTCGTGCTTACAGTTCAGGAGTTGGCAGCCTACTTGCAGAACAAAGGAGGTGAGATCGATGGGCCTGACAGGGATCGACTATCTGCCCGGTAA
- a CDS encoding sulfurtransferase TusA family protein yields MADKYVNARGLQCPGPIVQLFQAAKQAASGDILVVEATDGGFKKDVVAWCKKTGNELLSLEDDAGVLRAHIKKV; encoded by the coding sequence GTGGCAGACAAATATGTCAATGCACGTGGCCTGCAGTGCCCCGGCCCCATCGTGCAGCTCTTTCAGGCGGCCAAACAGGCCGCGAGCGGCGATATCCTGGTGGTGGAAGCCACTGACGGCGGCTTTAAGAAAGACGTGGTTGCCTGGTGCAAAAAGACCGGCAACGAGCTTCTCTCCCTGGAGGATGATGCCGGCGTGCTGCGGGCCCACATTAAGAAGGTCTAG
- a CDS encoding FAD-dependent oxidoreductase, with translation MAKRLVVIGAVASGTKAAAKAKREHPDWDVTVLEKGDDISYAGCGLPYYIGDVIKERKEVVVKTPPELKAWLGITVLTGHEALKVDTAAKEVTVLDKKTGEKKLFPYDKLIFATGAVPFVPPVPGIDLPQVYTVREVVDADAIRERLDKGLVHQAVVVGGGFIGLEVAENLVQRGVKTTLVELLDQVLPGFDAELAILVQKHLEENGLTVITGDKITSFAADESGNLKAAVTPTREIPCDLAVWATGVRPNTKLAAEAGVELGPTKAIKVNEYMETNIPDVYAVGDCAENVQLVTGRPAWMPMGSTANKMGRAAALNLDGAADKDSLRGVLGTTVVKLFDMNAGKTGLSEFLAKKEGYDVETVLVPAHDRAHYYPGNHLILVKLIADKATHRVLGGQVVGEGVIDKPIDVLATAITLGAKVEDLAKLDLAYAPPFSTAMPPVVTAANVLLNKLTGRMNGIKPQELKARLDSGDQDLEIVDVRKEEEVILGKIPGAKHIVLDELDARAGEIDRSKEVVLVCKVGLRGYLAAIKLKARGFERVTVLEGGMTAWPYATE, from the coding sequence ATGGCGAAAAGGCTCGTGGTGATCGGTGCTGTGGCTTCGGGAACCAAGGCCGCGGCCAAGGCGAAGCGGGAGCACCCGGACTGGGATGTCACCGTGCTCGAGAAGGGGGACGACATCTCCTACGCCGGCTGCGGTCTCCCCTACTACATCGGCGATGTGATCAAAGAGCGCAAGGAAGTGGTGGTGAAAACCCCGCCGGAGCTCAAGGCCTGGCTGGGCATCACAGTCCTCACCGGGCACGAGGCCCTTAAAGTGGATACGGCGGCCAAGGAAGTTACCGTGCTCGACAAGAAAACGGGCGAGAAGAAGCTCTTCCCTTACGACAAGCTTATCTTCGCCACCGGTGCGGTGCCGTTTGTGCCGCCGGTGCCGGGGATTGACCTGCCGCAGGTGTACACCGTGCGCGAGGTGGTGGACGCCGACGCCATCCGCGAGCGCCTGGACAAGGGGCTGGTACATCAAGCGGTGGTGGTGGGCGGCGGCTTCATCGGGCTGGAGGTGGCCGAGAACCTGGTGCAACGCGGTGTCAAGACCACGCTGGTGGAGCTTCTGGACCAGGTGCTTCCCGGCTTCGATGCGGAGCTCGCCATTCTGGTGCAGAAGCACCTGGAGGAGAACGGCCTCACCGTGATCACCGGCGATAAGATCACCTCCTTTGCGGCGGATGAAAGCGGCAACCTGAAGGCCGCCGTGACGCCCACGCGGGAAATTCCCTGCGACCTGGCGGTATGGGCCACCGGGGTGCGGCCGAACACCAAGCTCGCCGCCGAAGCCGGCGTGGAGCTCGGGCCCACCAAGGCCATCAAGGTGAACGAGTACATGGAGACGAACATCCCGGACGTGTACGCGGTGGGCGACTGCGCCGAGAACGTGCAGCTGGTCACCGGCAGGCCGGCCTGGATGCCCATGGGCTCTACCGCCAACAAGATGGGCCGCGCGGCCGCGCTCAACCTGGACGGAGCCGCCGACAAAGATTCACTGCGCGGCGTGCTCGGGACCACGGTGGTGAAGCTCTTCGACATGAACGCCGGAAAGACCGGCCTCTCGGAGTTCCTGGCGAAAAAAGAGGGCTACGATGTAGAGACCGTGCTGGTGCCGGCCCACGACCGCGCCCATTATTACCCGGGAAATCACCTCATCCTGGTGAAGCTGATTGCCGATAAGGCCACCCACCGTGTCCTGGGCGGCCAGGTGGTGGGCGAAGGGGTCATCGACAAGCCCATCGACGTGCTGGCCACGGCCATCACCCTGGGCGCCAAGGTGGAAGACCTGGCCAAGCTCGACCTGGCCTACGCACCGCCCTTCTCCACCGCCATGCCGCCGGTGGTGACCGCCGCGAACGTGCTCCTCAACAAACTCACCGGCCGCATGAACGGCATCAAGCCCCAAGAGCTTAAGGCCCGCCTGGATTCCGGCGACCAGGACCTGGAGATCGTGGACGTGCGCAAGGAAGAAGAAGTTATCCTGGGCAAGATCCCCGGCGCCAAGCACATTGTGCTCGACGAACTGGATGCTCGGGCGGGAGAGATCGACCGCAGCAAAGAAGTGGTGCTCGTCTGCAAGGTGGGCCTGCGCGGGTACCTGGCGGCCATCAAGCTGAAGGCCCGGGGCTTCGAGCGCGTCACAGTCCTTGAGGGCGGCATGACAGCCTGGCCCTACGCTACGGAATAA
- a CDS encoding HIRAN domain-containing protein, which produces MHDLLAQLLSQGLLDGWGDTDFDLPHLIKAVALLRRGVIPAALWELRQVERWGERHLKLLKACLGQDILLNALAEDHWGAFSWENQRSLDLMWGALLGPKIAHLHDYYARATRFATRVVGVEHGERWARAKGLKEGTPLLLVPEPANPYDPNAIHVFTPTGGSIGFLRRSLAAALAPRLAAGTAASARVAYVLGETYPLDQRVNIHVELGLTPGQVAETKPSYQVSVSCSVFLNSLASTSAPLLVPGR; this is translated from the coding sequence ATGCATGATTTGCTGGCCCAACTCTTAAGTCAAGGGCTCTTGGACGGCTGGGGGGATACGGACTTTGACCTGCCCCACCTCATCAAGGCGGTGGCCCTCCTGCGACGCGGCGTTATCCCGGCGGCCCTTTGGGAGCTCCGCCAGGTGGAACGCTGGGGGGAGCGGCACTTGAAGCTTCTTAAGGCCTGCCTTGGCCAAGACATTCTCCTTAACGCTTTGGCCGAAGACCACTGGGGGGCCTTCTCCTGGGAAAACCAGCGCTCACTGGACCTGATGTGGGGCGCTCTTTTAGGCCCTAAGATCGCCCACCTGCACGACTACTACGCCCGCGCCACTCGCTTCGCCACGCGCGTGGTGGGAGTGGAGCACGGTGAACGCTGGGCACGGGCCAAAGGGCTTAAGGAAGGAACACCGCTCCTTCTTGTCCCCGAACCCGCCAACCCCTACGACCCGAACGCCATCCACGTTTTCACCCCTACCGGCGGGTCTATCGGCTTTCTCCGCCGCAGCCTGGCCGCCGCCCTCGCTCCCCGCCTCGCCGCCGGCACCGCCGCCTCCGCCCGCGTTGCGTATGTCCTGGGTGAGACCTACCCACTTGACCAGCGGGTGAACATCCACGTGGAGCTGGGCCTCACCCCTGGCCAGGTGGCCGAGACCAAGCCCAGTTATCAGGTTTCGGTCTCCTGCAGCGTCTTCCTAAATTCCCTTGCCTCTACCAGTGCCCCCTTACTAGTTCCCGGGCGCTAG
- a CDS encoding DsrE/DsrF/DrsH-like family protein: MREDKKTLIVFSGDLDKAMAAFIIATGAAAMGNEVTMFFTFWGLNILRKAKRVQVKKNFLEKLFGWMMPRGPEKLGLSKMNFAGLGPWMMKLMMRQKNVNTLPELIEQAQALGVKIIACSMSMDIMGIHPEELIDGIEYAGVASYLGEADEANVNLFIA, translated from the coding sequence GTGCGGGAAGACAAGAAGACCCTCATCGTCTTCTCAGGCGACCTGGACAAGGCCATGGCTGCCTTTATCATCGCCACCGGAGCGGCGGCCATGGGCAACGAGGTGACCATGTTCTTTACCTTCTGGGGCCTTAATATCCTGCGCAAGGCCAAGCGCGTGCAGGTGAAAAAGAACTTCCTCGAGAAGCTCTTCGGCTGGATGATGCCGCGCGGGCCGGAGAAGCTGGGCCTGTCCAAGATGAATTTCGCGGGCCTGGGGCCGTGGATGATGAAACTCATGATGCGCCAAAAGAACGTGAACACCCTGCCTGAGCTCATCGAGCAGGCGCAGGCCCTGGGCGTCAAGATCATCGCCTGTTCCATGTCCATGGACATCATGGGCATCCACCCGGAGGAACTCATCGACGGCATCGAGTACGCCGGCGTCGCCTCCTATCTGGGCGAGGCCGACGAAGCGAACGTGAATCTCTTTATCGCCTAG
- the cas3 gene encoding CRISPR-associated helicase Cas3' gives MVVPFLECIARPHDEPSKGQNLLADHLLAVARSWGDPTGDPPSRLKFLAGLLHDAGKARARWQEYINEPATKKRGSVNHAPLGAALFYYCATTLLKFLHLPPGELRELHFLITALCYDIYDHHRELSDYNLAPPWANTLSKEDLEECDLGGIWTFVEMFFPELGAGGALHPCASNSDALADEVFSWLRGAEKTWEERVGRGEARLRHQINSSQDRYHLAAQRCLRERTCGLIVADRYDAAKMNSSGLTCDDAVHGLHRLLRFCEAKGAAALVSSKGTANLLEQRRHLQDVCCEAYNRTPGEGFYTLVLPTGLGKTLTSLRIALAACASGRCRRILYVAPYLSILSQATQNIRNATGLEVLQHHHLSMLAQEELETFDSLLLESWQAPIVTTTFNQLFRALFPVRAQHTLRLNGLCRAFLIIDEPQVIDGAVWNLFLHMLQAATEVYGCQILLSTATLPPLESGISRNIIPLAPDVESPSRYEICSVPDPLDEEGVTHAAIEELERSGSVAVIMNTVADAASIYSRVKESLPADVACYNLTGCMTPLHKAHRIQEIASRLESGDKVMVISTQVLECGVDLSFRSMLRATSTIPSIVQSAGRVNRHAEGGLARVMVFRFLRGGELDTRRYVYGTGAAAQETDESLSRHPSWEEPQTLEVVQEFYHNVMTRNTNTAALEALVEAACGKWSALASQDPFGPDYPHIDTFVPYGEQFLSPRMWDLLLSFAPGGCEELYEKYLDKRYWAKLSFAERKRFIGLLQHFVVSLDPRVAGHIVVPAPEIGICRIVDVKIYSPETGLAHKVGHGYDVSDSIL, from the coding sequence GTGGTAGTCCCGTTCCTAGAATGCATAGCGCGACCACACGATGAACCAAGCAAAGGGCAGAACCTACTTGCAGACCACCTCTTGGCTGTTGCCAGGTCATGGGGGGATCCCACCGGGGATCCTCCCTCCCGCCTGAAGTTTTTGGCAGGACTGCTTCACGACGCTGGCAAAGCGAGAGCGCGCTGGCAGGAATATATAAATGAGCCAGCAACGAAAAAAAGGGGCTCGGTGAACCATGCCCCCCTTGGGGCTGCGCTATTCTACTACTGTGCGACAACTCTCCTCAAGTTCCTACACCTGCCACCTGGCGAGCTAAGAGAATTGCACTTTTTAATTACTGCACTTTGCTATGACATCTATGACCACCACAGAGAACTAAGTGACTACAACCTGGCCCCCCCGTGGGCCAACACCCTCTCTAAAGAAGACCTCGAAGAGTGCGACCTTGGCGGAATATGGACATTTGTTGAAATGTTCTTTCCGGAGCTTGGCGCCGGAGGTGCCCTGCATCCTTGTGCATCCAATTCAGATGCTCTCGCCGATGAGGTATTCTCATGGTTGAGAGGGGCGGAGAAGACCTGGGAAGAAAGGGTGGGCAGGGGAGAAGCAAGGCTTCGACATCAGATCAATTCCTCACAGGACAGGTATCACCTGGCCGCACAGCGATGCCTGCGGGAACGCACTTGCGGGCTGATAGTCGCAGACAGGTATGATGCTGCGAAGATGAACAGTTCTGGGCTGACGTGTGATGATGCCGTCCACGGTCTCCACAGACTCCTGAGATTCTGTGAAGCCAAGGGGGCAGCAGCTCTTGTATCCAGTAAAGGAACGGCCAACCTTCTGGAACAGAGGCGACACCTGCAGGACGTATGCTGCGAAGCGTATAACAGGACTCCGGGCGAAGGCTTTTATACCCTGGTTTTGCCCACTGGGCTGGGCAAAACCTTAACCTCGCTACGAATAGCTTTGGCGGCGTGTGCAAGCGGAAGGTGTCGTAGGATCTTATATGTCGCACCTTATTTATCCATCCTATCCCAGGCCACTCAGAATATCAGAAATGCAACAGGGCTTGAAGTGCTCCAGCACCATCACCTATCCATGCTTGCTCAGGAGGAACTGGAAACCTTTGATTCCCTCCTCTTGGAGTCCTGGCAAGCTCCAATCGTGACGACTACATTCAACCAGCTTTTCCGGGCACTATTCCCAGTAAGGGCTCAACACACCTTGAGACTTAACGGCCTATGTCGGGCCTTCTTAATAATCGACGAACCTCAGGTTATCGACGGGGCGGTATGGAATCTATTCTTGCATATGCTTCAGGCCGCGACTGAGGTTTATGGGTGCCAGATACTCCTTTCGACCGCTACATTACCGCCATTGGAATCTGGAATTAGCCGCAACATCATCCCACTCGCGCCGGACGTGGAATCGCCGAGCAGATATGAGATTTGCAGCGTTCCTGACCCGCTTGATGAGGAAGGTGTGACGCATGCAGCTATCGAAGAACTCGAACGGTCCGGCAGTGTAGCGGTAATCATGAACACCGTAGCGGATGCTGCGTCTATCTACTCCAGAGTGAAGGAAAGCCTTCCCGCAGACGTTGCCTGCTACAACCTTACCGGTTGTATGACGCCGTTGCATAAGGCCCACCGTATTCAAGAGATCGCCTCCCGGCTAGAGTCCGGTGACAAGGTAATGGTGATCTCTACACAGGTTCTGGAATGTGGTGTAGACCTGAGTTTTCGTTCCATGTTGAGAGCAACGTCGACGATTCCCTCTATTGTTCAGTCTGCCGGAAGGGTAAACAGGCATGCGGAAGGGGGTCTGGCTCGCGTAATGGTTTTTAGATTCCTGCGCGGTGGCGAACTAGATACACGGAGGTATGTGTATGGAACGGGGGCCGCAGCACAGGAAACAGACGAGAGCCTTTCCCGCCACCCTTCATGGGAGGAACCTCAGACACTGGAAGTGGTACAAGAGTTTTACCACAATGTCATGACACGCAACACGAACACTGCCGCGCTTGAGGCACTAGTCGAGGCGGCCTGCGGGAAATGGAGTGCGCTGGCTAGCCAGGACCCGTTTGGTCCTGACTACCCTCACATTGATACGTTTGTACCATATGGTGAGCAGTTTCTGTCGCCGCGGATGTGGGATCTCCTTCTTAGTTTTGCACCCGGCGGATGTGAGGAGCTCTATGAGAAGTATCTGGACAAACGGTACTGGGCAAAGCTCAGTTTTGCGGAACGGAAAAGGTTCATAGGTCTCCTCCAACATTTCGTCGTCTCGCTAGATCCAAGAGTGGCGGGACATATTGTGGTTCCAGCTCCGGAAATCGGCATATGCCGGATAGTGGATGTGAAGATTTATAGCCCTGAGACTGGACTCGCCCACAAAGTCGGACATGGATACGATGTGTCAGATAGTATCTTGTAA
- the cas4 gene encoding CRISPR-associated protein Cas4 — translation MTDHDLPVNGTLIWYYTVCHRQVWLMARHLTPDEQDDNVVLGRFIHESTYQRDKHEILIGNIKIDLVRGAKGSALVGEIKKSSRSEASARLQLKYYLYVLKQYGVDIKGMLFFPEEKRNEEIVLDEEGIREVENAIAGVKRIVSMPAPDPPVKTRRCNHCAYAEFCWA, via the coding sequence GTGACCGACCACGATCTGCCGGTAAACGGTACCCTGATCTGGTACTACACAGTGTGTCACCGCCAGGTTTGGCTGATGGCGCGTCACCTCACCCCCGATGAACAGGACGACAATGTTGTCCTGGGACGCTTTATACATGAAAGCACCTATCAACGCGACAAGCATGAGATCCTCATCGGCAACATCAAGATTGACCTGGTACGCGGGGCTAAAGGCAGCGCTCTCGTCGGTGAAATCAAGAAATCATCCCGGTCAGAGGCAAGTGCTCGGTTGCAGCTCAAGTACTACCTCTATGTCCTTAAACAGTACGGAGTGGACATCAAGGGGATGCTGTTCTTCCCGGAGGAGAAACGCAACGAAGAGATCGTACTGGATGAAGAAGGCATCAGAGAAGTCGAGAACGCCATAGCCGGGGTGAAGAGAATTGTTTCCATGCCTGCTCCAGATCCACCGGTGAAAACGCGGCGGTGTAACCATTGTGCGTATGCGGAATTCTGCTGGGCGTAG
- a CDS encoding CRISPR-associated protein, which produces MSINSAEILFVKCVKDGIPNRDPLNDSDARRIFGEEDGRISLSDVSIKRDVRDYVLAKYPDGGGDKKDFVFCREERTEDGELLGRGTLAQRILERAGRSSKTDVRKNLMEVAFDVRVFGAVYSVKNGTFHQTGPVQFGWAHSLHPVQTKYVQGTVVMPSKDIKEGESGKEKGSQQGTIWTTYTLPFAVFAMPGVINASIAAETGVSPDDVELLLEGLWKGTQHRQARGRGIQQPLFLIHVEYSDPFYRIGYLEDYIKIHPERSVWLGSIPPTSIRDIALNVTDLGRVIRNCPKVARVRYWTHPEVKMNGDLPAEHCTPW; this is translated from the coding sequence ATGTCAATCAACAGTGCCGAGATTTTGTTCGTCAAGTGTGTAAAGGATGGGATTCCCAATCGCGATCCTCTAAATGACAGCGACGCTCGACGTATATTCGGGGAGGAGGACGGACGCATCTCCCTTTCAGATGTTAGCATCAAGAGGGACGTTAGGGACTACGTACTGGCCAAGTACCCCGATGGTGGCGGGGATAAAAAGGACTTCGTCTTTTGCCGTGAGGAACGGACGGAAGACGGTGAGCTGCTTGGCAGGGGAACACTGGCCCAAAGGATTCTCGAACGTGCAGGCCGCAGTTCCAAGACGGATGTGCGGAAAAATCTTATGGAGGTAGCGTTCGACGTGCGCGTATTCGGGGCCGTGTACAGCGTGAAGAACGGGACGTTCCACCAGACCGGGCCGGTTCAGTTCGGATGGGCTCATTCCCTGCATCCGGTCCAAACCAAGTATGTGCAGGGGACCGTAGTCATGCCGAGCAAAGATATCAAAGAAGGGGAAAGTGGCAAGGAAAAGGGGAGCCAGCAGGGAACGATTTGGACAACTTACACTCTCCCGTTTGCCGTCTTCGCGATGCCCGGGGTCATTAATGCTTCAATTGCAGCTGAAACCGGAGTAAGCCCAGATGATGTTGAACTTCTCCTCGAAGGGCTCTGGAAAGGCACTCAGCACCGGCAGGCAAGGGGCCGGGGTATCCAACAACCCCTCTTCCTAATCCATGTCGAGTATTCAGATCCTTTTTACCGGATTGGGTACCTGGAGGACTACATCAAGATCCACCCTGAGCGCAGCGTCTGGCTTGGGAGCATCCCTCCAACTTCGATTCGGGACATCGCACTTAACGTAACTGACCTTGGTAGAGTTATCCGCAACTGCCCTAAGGTTGCGAGGGTGCGCTATTGGACTCATCCAGAAGTTAAAATGAATGGGGATCTTCCGGCAGAGCATTGCACGCCATGGTAA
- the cas5 gene encoding CRISPR-associated protein Cas5, which yields MLVFDLKGEIGHFRRPDTTVTHASYPLITRTALWGLLGSILGLEQLRGENWIGIRLMSRVATVSQELSMLGKGWLGNGPEFNRPTSIELVVRPSYRIYYAGEHLDRLRDMISTGRSCYHTYLGSAYCLTFPRYVGTVDADELLPPYPQELTTYTVVPSQAIARLILQAGLQYGRVGGLQYEHLGEREFRGTINLIYEVCGQRYSFVPQPAPPTGTHPYRFCTLPEGEVICLW from the coding sequence GTGCTTGTCTTCGACCTGAAGGGGGAGATTGGCCATTTCCGGCGGCCCGATACGACCGTCACCCACGCGTCATATCCATTGATAACGCGTACCGCCCTGTGGGGACTTCTGGGTTCAATACTGGGGCTTGAACAACTCCGCGGGGAGAACTGGATTGGGATCCGGTTAATGTCTAGGGTCGCCACCGTGTCCCAGGAACTCTCCATGCTCGGCAAAGGGTGGCTCGGCAACGGGCCGGAATTCAACCGTCCCACTTCAATCGAACTGGTCGTCCGGCCGAGTTACCGCATATACTATGCTGGCGAGCACCTGGACCGCCTACGCGACATGATTTCAACTGGACGCAGTTGTTATCATACGTATCTTGGCAGCGCGTACTGCCTGACGTTCCCCCGGTATGTGGGTACGGTTGACGCAGATGAGCTACTCCCGCCTTACCCACAGGAATTAACTACTTATACTGTTGTGCCAAGCCAGGCCATCGCCAGGCTCATCCTTCAGGCGGGACTCCAGTATGGGCGTGTGGGTGGGCTCCAGTATGAGCATCTGGGGGAACGGGAATTCAGAGGAACTATCAACCTCATATATGAGGTGTGCGGACAGAGATACAGCTTCGTACCTCAGCCGGCCCCACCTACTGGCACGCATCCTTATCGTTTTTGCACTTTGCCAGAGGGAGAGGTGATTTGCCTGTGGTAG